AAGATTTAATTTAGCTTAGCATAATAACATCAATGAGAGTCCACTAACATTTGTAGATTTCTTTAAAagtatacacacacacagaaaaatTCATACATTTGAGGGAGACCTATAAAAGTTCATACAAAAGAGGCAATAAACTTACTGCTACAAGACGTTCCTTGTGAATATCATTTGTAAGCTGCAAAACCATCAAAGAGCAATATGttaaagaaattttcttttcttatatatatatattttttcaagtATGAAAAGCATCATCACCACAACCAGTAGATAGATTGCCCCACTGCCATCTAGATAGAGGTAAACGGTCAATGATAATTCTTACCGGTTTTCTGTAGCTCTTAATCTCATCACCACCAAAACCAGGAAGTGTAATATTCCAGTTTCTTTCTGAATCAAGTCAACGAGTAAAAGAAGATTAAGTATTAAAAGTACATAAACCGAAGTTAGCACTATACAGAGGAATTCCCCTACATAACTAACCAAGATGTAAAAGTATGTCTTTTGCTTCCAATGTTGTTGATTTCCGATGCTTGGCCAACGAGCAACCAAATGTTGTAATCtaatcaaaggaaaaaacatAAGTGCAAGTGTAAGTACGACTACAGATTTAAAAAAGAATCACCTAGAGAATCACAACAAGAGTCTCATGGGATGTTCTCAGTCACAGCAGGAGTATAAAATGCTTAGaaataaaattcaagaataCACCACTGACCAACAGAAGTCTTATGCCAATCACTTGAAGCTAGGTTTATAAACCCCCTTTCTGAGCTATCATGAACTTACACACTGATGTAAGGGAATTAAGCCTAAGGAAGCAGACCCATTAGTCCATCTTGTCGACTCGTTTGCTACACAAGACTAGTCTTTTATAAATCTATGTtatgttttgtttattattatgcatttagcatttttaaagGTCATGTGACAATTGacttttaatgaaattggatgGTTAGGACTTAATTGTTACATTGAAGATGGAAGGGTAGAATCCTAGGGTTACTAAAGGCTAGTACAAATAGCTTTTTTAAGTCGTTGCAATgctcttttatttgatttatgaaATTTCAGATCTAAAAATTGTTTGAGTCTTTAAGCctagaaattgatattttattgttCCAACTTTgatcatattattttctatttgttataaacttataatcttgttttgttgcaaattttattcttaaacATTTCTAAGCTTCAAATTAATTGAAAGGTGGCATCTTTGGCCGGTACATATCACACCTACACTAGGTCTTAAGCTGTCCTTGCCACATCACACACTAAGAAGGAAAAAGTGCAAATCTAAACCCAACTGAATAATTAGGCAAGATTCATCTAGTCACAAAGCACTAAAAACTGCAAGCTACACTGAACATGAGAAGGAGGAAACACAAAAGAACTGGCTCAGCTACTTACAGAATCAACAAAATCCTCTGCAATATCAACAAGAATGTCTTCAACTTCAGGATCCAACTTCTCTGATGAATCAATCTGTACAAGTAGAAGTCAGAAAAGatttaaaataagtaataataaaaaaaatcatggaccACAACACAAGTTCTacccccaaccaaaaaaaaaaagggtacagCTAAGTAACTTCGGTTTTAAGAGAGGCAAGAATTAGGCTGTGTTATATATCCAACTACTGCAATAGAATTATAGTTTATGAACACATTTGGAGTCCGTttgagaacaacttatttagctaaaattgaaaactttttgctaaaagtgtagaaaaaaaaaggttaaaagttAGCTGAATAGTACAATGTgacttatgaatagtaccaaaaagtgtagtaggACCCATAaatactaccaaaaaaaaaaaaaaaaaaaaaagctaaaaactcaAATAAGTTTAACAAATAAGCACATCCCAAACGCAACACACTCCAAACCAATATAAGACTTCAACTAAGCAAACAGGAcagtttttttaaattcatactCATAAGATGTCAAAGTTGAACTAGACACGTTAAGGTTAATGTTTCATCAAAAACTTGCAACAACAAATGTTTGTCCATATGGTTCTATTAGCAAAAACAAAGTTAGCTGGGTTCCATAAACTGATCAGACTTGagagcaaaaaataaataaaattcatgattAATAATCCAAGAATTTTCAGTAAACCAATAGCAAAGAAGACCAATATGGCTCACCTGGCTGACTAGCTCATGAATGCTTCTTTTGCCAAGAATCCTGTTACAAGATTCATCACTTTCCGCAATAGCTGTTCTATTCTGGGCCACAGCCTGGACTGTGTTAGGCTGCACCATTGCAAGAGAGGAAGGCTTCTGATTTCCTGAGCCCTGGACCCTTGTTATTTGTGGTTGATGGGTTACAGCTTGCGGGACCCTTGATGGTGGAAATTGTTGCCCATAATGCTCCTGCAACTGACTTGATGGTGTAggctgttgctgttgctgttgcaAAGATGGCATATGTTGTTGCTGTGAACCTGTTGGCAATGGATGATGCTGTTGTTGAGGAAGATGTGCTCGTTGCTGCATTTGTGAATTGACCTGATGCCTATTTGAAGGAGATGGTAAAGGAGGCTTCCCTTGTGATCCAGATGACAGCCATGGCTGATTAACAGTTTGCATATTTTGTGAGGTATTTGGTGATGGAGAACCAGGAGATCCCACTGGTTGGAGTCTCATAAGGCTATGCCCTTGAAGATTCTGcagaaagtaaaagaaataaacaaacatatagAACAGGCAAAGGACCTTCTTTTCactaaattttttcatataagTTAACAATCAATTAATTTAGTTATAGAAGGCATATGCAAGCAACACAGGTAAAATTTACCACCATTTTCTTAGTCAATACCACATATTCTCAATGATAGAAGCATCACAATATTATTCTACAACATAGTCAGATTATTATTCTTGAACAATCTTCATGATTCTTGCATATCTGATTTGTACAGCTATTGATGGTTATATACAACTCTAATCTAGCACTAACTCTAGGATTGGTTACAACAATCAATAAATCCCTTTAACAAAGTGATAACTAACTTAACAAATTGAGCTTAACTAATTACATTCTGTTACAACAGATCAGAGGAACAGATAGAAGACTCCCAGCAATTGTCATTGCACTAAGGATGAATGACACCTAGGAAGTACGGACACTTCATTTTGGGTGCCATACCCGTGTTGAGCACACGCCTAGGACACCGCTGCATGCATGTCCCAGctatttcctttttaaaaaagaaaaaaaattcccggACACAGCTCatgccaaaattttaaaaaattaaaaataaaaaaaataaattagggcCTTTAATGCAGCGTTTTGAATTTAGACCAAAAATTAATTCCTAACCCTAGCCTCCtgctctctcactctctctgtcGGCACTAATGGCAAGGCCAACAAGGTTATTGCATATCAGtaagctctctctttctcactctctttctcggtcgatctctctttctctctctcccccctttGGTGCATGTTATGTCCTAGTTATCTTATACACTTATCTAGTTATCTTTTATTTAGGGTTCTTATTATTggtttgtattctaatttctaaacatCCTTTCATAGTCATGAATTCactttattatccattattgctcttaaattgatgtatgtttaacattatatgaaaaaattaatacttaatcatatttaaaaatatttaataactACTTAAAATACGTATCCCCCCGTGTCATgtcataattatcaaaaatcCCGTGTCACCGTGTTGTACCCGTACCCACATCTGTGTTTTCTACACAAAACGACATGTCGTCAATCTTATCATCCTTGTAACTTGAAATTCCCTGCATGCAGCAGCTCGTCTAACAAACTTTGACACAAACACTGAAACCATTTTGAACTTACCTAAAGATCTCAGGAAATATCAGCAACTTAGGCTAAATTATATGATTTACAGAATACCTAATCATTACTTACTTTCTTAGCTCACAATACCTTTCTTATTCTTAGATTCATCCTTGGATCTTCTTAAATTCTAAAGATTTTATTGATCAATtcagaaatataaaattattcctACAGTGAGCTTTCTAATTTCTGTTGGGAACACAATGGATGCCTTTTTGAACTGAATACTGAAAAACTTATGAACCCTCATGACTCAAGTTTTAACACATGCTTCCAACTTCTGCTATAACAAGCCACCTTCACTGCACTCCAATTTTGGAATTCTTATTGGTAAAGCAAAATATCTAACTCCAACACTGTCACAGAATCAACTCTAACAATTTCAAATAAGGATAAGgaatatttgttaaaaaaaattgtggcctTTACATGTCATCATACATCCATGAATTCACAAGCACTCCAAAAACTTAAAAGCCACAACCTCAATAGTCAATATCATAGTTCAAAAGAATATAGTTTGAGTTCAATAAAAAGAagtgtaaaccaaaaaaaactaaaacaagtaTTAAAAAAAGGGATTTGTAGAACGATCTATAAAACAATTGAtatggtttgtgtttgattcCTCAAGGACCTCAACTCAGTTAGTCGCACCTCTAGAGTCTGCTTCTACCCCCATGCTATGAGCGAAAGAGAAAATGTAAATACTACCATTAAAGCAACCTATGCAATACTTACAATATCCATGTGAATTATATCCCCTATCTCTATAAATATGAAGGAATTATTCCATTATTGTCCCCTAATCATTATTATATCACTAATAATAGTGGAATCACTACTACTTCATCTCTTTATGGATTATCCTCATGTAATACAACCATGAAAGGACAAATCAAAACATTAGTCCCTACAGATACCCGACAGAGACGTCAAACCAacaaataatttcttttattacaCAAAATGCAAAGGCTTTTAGTAATGAACACCATATTTAGAACAAGGCCTTAATAGCAGCAACCATTCTTAAAACCTTTGCTCTGCAGAGACACACATATGCGCTCGCACAGATACAAACATTGTTGATAATAACTATCATAAACCATTCAGTGAAAAACAATTACTGACTTGGGAAGTAGGGGGCTGGTTATTTGGGGACGATTGCGGTCTAAGAGATGACTGAACTGGTCTCGGTGGATGGTGTGCTGAAATCCCAGCTGGCCGCAGTTGCGAGCTTGAACCAAGCGATCCCAGCATCCCAATTCCCGGCATTCCTTGCATCGTTGGTCTAGCCTAACCAGTACAACAATTCAAGCATGGGTTTTAGTACAACTCTCCTaacaatgtgaaaaaaaaaaaaagccattgaAATTGAATGAAGACAAACTGTTTGAGGAAATGCCAACCTGAGAAGCATTGGAACTAGAGACGGATTCGGGCACGTTGACGGCGGAGCGGGCCAGGCCAGTGAAGTGGTGACCGAAGGAGGAAGAGAAGGGTGCGGGTTGAGGAGAAGCGGCAGTGTTCGGGTGGTGCGCGGGAACACCGATAGCAATGCCGCCTCTCTGGGCGGGGATGGAGGGAGACCCGGCCGGAGAAGACGAAGAAGGGAGCGAAGAGAAGTGCGAAAAGTGTGGCTGCTGCTGTTGTGGCGGCGGCGGTTGTGGTGGTCTGGCAAACGAAGAGAGAGGCCTAGGTTGCGGTTGTGAAGGGTTTGGTATAGAGGGCTTAGCGTTTTGGGTGGGAGTGAGAGTAGGGTTAggattagggttagggttaggggaGGGAGGGATAGGTGAAGGGGTTGGAGTTGAAGAGGGTGGCTGTGGTGGGGGTTGTTGTGGAGTTGATAGTGGCGGAGAGTCAGATGGTTGAAATGATGTGGTGGCGgttgttgtggtggttgtggcggCGGAGGAGTcagtggcggtggcggtggtaGTGGTGGGAGTGGGAGTGGGAGTGGGggtttgttgttgtggtggtggttgttccATTGAGATTGGGTATTGAAGGGAGGGAAATCGAGGGGATGTGCTGCTTTGAGATTTGTAGATGGGTTTTCAACTTTCAGTGTATATAAAGGCTTTGTTTTCTATATAAAGGCGACTAAACGAGGTGTTATGTCATTGTATTTTCGACGTAATAAACTATAATactaaaaggattttttttttttttttttttaactgaattACTCTTTTGATCCTTAAGTTTgggtttgttttcattttgggttatcaaagttgtgaaatttttttatttattttgaccaaCAATGTGATTTaactaaaattgtgttttttaaacatattgttagtgcaaaatttgaaattttaatatttaaaattgtgttttgaaataAAGGCTACTTGAccctttatatatttttattttcttcttgttaaatattagcattgatataccatgttgaatatgctagtatagatgcggaagtgaaagcataaagtataaaatataataacacacgagagttacgtggttTAGCCTAACGgcttacatccacggaggaaaccctaaagggctacatcaataatatattatagtgtagtacaaatcctgtgttacaatgaattataacatgtgtatatatagtagactaaaccctaaactaatagacttctagtacaagtaggagacttggcttgcacacaaagtagaattaggcttgggcctatactaatgggctaatatatctctaacacttCTTATTTTTCAGAATCTAACACACCCAATAAGCGGGCAATGGCTTGCCCATCCGCCTAGATTGATAAGATTTATAGTAATGTTTGCTGGGTTAATTAGCAagaattagaagaagaaaaaaaatagtggtgaTGCTAGTATTTTTGCAACAAGGTTTTATTGAATGAATtattagttttaacttttaagattATGcttagaaaaagaaagggacTACAAAATACAGTTTTAGTCTTCTCCATCTTTTAGCAGCCCAAGGgaaaagaggttttttttttttttaaggatgggaaaagagaattgaaataggAGAATTACACTGGCGTGGATTACAACTATTTGGATGACAATGCAATATTAATACATCAAATAGCTCTGCTTAGGCATGAGATTAGGTGCACTAAAATTCTATTGAATATTAAGTTTGGCTAACAAAAATAGCTCTGCTTACTACAGAGTACAGACAAAAAACTATTGCATCCTTTCAACGAATCTGCCCATAAAAATCGAAGTCGTCTTTGTTGATTTGGTTGGATGTATGCTTGATGCTCTAACAGTCTTTCCAGATTACACCTTTTGCAAAGTTTTATGGTTGGTtattaccaaaatatatatattaccaaaaaaagaaagttttatgGTTGTGTTGTTGAAGCCAAAGTCTCATTTCTAGATCCTGATCCTTCACTTTCATCAGTAAGTACTTGATATTGTGCATTGGAGTTTCCATCTTCGAGAGATGGTGCAGGATCAGAATTCTTCTCACTGTtacaacataaaacaaaaaacatgaagtaaaaaaattggttataatATTTTGAAGTAGCAACTTATCAAGTTCTAACGGACCGATATGATAAAGGAATCTACCACTAGTCACATTCCATGAATCCATCAGAAAATCACAGTTTGATTACACAAATATTGTACCTCAAAGCAGTTATTCAGATTAGGCAAATTTTATAATGGCTGGAAAAATTTctctagcaaagagtttagctATAGCTCATCCCACAGCATAATCTCACTGTTTTTTATGAAGCTTTGATCCTTTGTAATAGAAGGGCTTTATTGGTGAAAGCATGTTTCTATATAATATTACTGTATTCAATATGGAAACACAAAGGTCCTGCTATTTTGTAAGTTAAATTCAATGGATCAAACTCTACTATAATAATGTGCTCAAGGGTTAT
The sequence above is drawn from the Quercus robur chromosome 7, dhQueRobu3.1, whole genome shotgun sequence genome and encodes:
- the LOC126692100 gene encoding transcription initiation factor TFIID subunit 12 codes for the protein MEQPPPQQQTPTPTPTPTTTTATATDSSAATTTTTTATTSFQPSDSPPLSTPQQPPPQPPSSTPTPSPIPPSPNPNPNPNPTLTPTQNAKPSIPNPSQPQPRPLSSFARPPQPPPPQQQQPHFSHFSSLPSSSSPAGSPSIPAQRGGIAIGVPAHHPNTAASPQPAPFSSSFGHHFTGLARSAVNVPESVSSSNASQARPTMQGMPGIGMLGSLGSSSQLRPAGISAHHPPRPVQSSLRPQSSPNNQPPTSQNLQGHSLMRLQPVGSPGSPSPNTSQNMQTVNQPWLSSGSQGKPPLPSPSNRHQVNSQMQQRAHLPQQQHHPLPTGSQQQHMPSLQQQQQQPTPSSQLQEHYGQQFPPSRVPQAVTHQPQITRVQGSGNQKPSSLAMVQPNTVQAVAQNRTAIAESDESCNRILGKRSIHELVSQIDSSEKLDPEVEDILVDIAEDFVDSITTFGCSLAKHRKSTTLEAKDILLHLERNWNITLPGFGGDEIKSYRKPLTNDIHKERLVAIKKSMVATETATKISSGQAAGNAKGNLAKAPANPLAPQM